GAATATGAGCATAGCTTATACTAGCTTGCAAAAACTCAGACCATACTTCTAAAATTTCCTCATCGTTACCAGTATTGTTTAGAATTGTCTGATGAATGTTTTGACATTCTTCAAAAGTTAGAGCATCTTTAGCACTTAAAAATGCTTCATAATTTATCAGTTGCATTTTAACACCTCGTACTATTTATTTTTATATAAATAGCAAACTAATCTTCAGATACACTATTTGATTCAATTTCTTTCGTCATTGTCGTAAACCCTTGCGACCAAATAGATTTTACACTTTCACCAATTGGTTTCCCGTCCCGTTCTTCCACTTCAATTATTAGATTATCACTCTTTATAAATTCTCTAAGATTAGGCCTAAATCTCATTATAACTGCCACATCTTGCATTCTACCACTTACTAACAAACTACCATTTTTATAATAGTCTATCCCATATAATCTTTCTGGTACTCGATAACTTTTATCCTTGTAGTCTGGGAACTTTGCATTGTCAATTTCTTCAAGAGGCGTATCTATTTGTTTACAATAGTCTTTAACTTTCCTAATCAGCTCACTAAACCTTTCTAGAGGCACTTTTTTGAACGAAAGTATACGATAAACTCTTACACCACGTTGTCTAACATATTCTTCAAACGCTTCTCGTTCTCCTGCACTTTGTTTATAATAGTTCTTTATCACAAGTTTATCATTCTCTAGGATATATTCTAATTCTGAGTATTTTGTTACATAATTGACTACGTTTCTAAAAAATAACATCATTATACACCTTTCCAAAGAAACTACCTAGTTATAACTAGATAGTTCCCATTTTTTATTCCCCAAAGACTCCTATTCTCACTGTACGATGTAATTTCTGAGTCTCTAATAGATGAATTGTTTGAATGACAGATTGATAAGTAGCATTTGCTTGAATAGAAGCAAGACTCTTTTGCATAACTTCTTGACTGTACTCTATCTTATCACGGTGTTTCTCCTCGGCCAATAAGTTTGCTGCCTCTTTAAAATTATCTGCTCTATAAGTTTCTAAATAGCTATAAAGTAAATAAAGGTCATTCATATTAAAGTAAGTTTCTGGAATTTCTCTTTTATATGCCAAAAACTGTTCATCTTTCATCAACTCAATACCTTTTTGGCGATAAGCATTAGAAGCATCATTATTCGCAGCATTTGTAAATTCTTTTTTTGCAATGTGCTTATACACAGCTTTTACAATCAGAACAAGTGGGGAAAACAGAAGTTGGAAAACCACATAACCAAGCACACCTCCAATAATATATTCGGTTAATGATAGTACAGTTCCTTGAAGTATTCCTAATAAGGCACAAAATGCTATAAAACCTAATACACTTAAATTATATACTTTTTTAAGCTTGCCATAGTTCCCCATAATACCACTATATGCTTTATTTTGTTCTGCTGAAATAGCTTTATTCAAGTCAGATACAGCTTTCAAAACTTGGAAACTATATCCAAACATTTCAATCAATTGTTCTCTACTATATTTGTTCATACTTCAAATCTCCTATAATTAATCACCCTTAATTTAGTTTTTCCTCTTAATAAATAATCCTGCTAGACCAATCATTGCTAATAATCCGTAGCCAACTGTAACAATTGAATTTGCTACCCTAGAATTTTCTCCTGTATTTGGTAGAGCATGTTGTTCTGCTATCTTGTCTGCTGATTTATCTGCCGGCTTGTCTGCTGACTTATCCGCCGGCTTATCTGCTGGCTTATCTGCTGATTTATCTGCTGGCTTATCTGCTGGTTTATCCGCTGGTTTATCCGCTGGTTTATCCGCTGGTTTATCCGCTGGTTTATCCGCTGGTTTATCCGCTGGTTTATCCGCTGGTTTATCCGCTGGCTTATCCGCTGGTTTATCCGCTGGCTTATCCGCTGGTTTATCCGCTGGCTTATCTGCTGGCTTATCTGCTGGCTTGTCCGCTGGATTATCAATGATAGCACTTGGATCCAACTCTGGTAATTCATCCTCAACTGGTGCGTCTTTTGGTGTTGCTCCGATACCGTCAGGATTTTGTTTTGTATTCAAATCACTAGGGATATCAGCAGTGATATCCAATTCTGGCAATTCATCTACGGTTGGAGCTACTTTTGGTGTCGCACCGATACCGTCAGGATTTTGTTTTGTAGTCAAATCACTTGGAATGTCTGCTGTGATATCCAATTCTGGCAATTCATCTACTGTTGGGGCTACTTTCGGTGTTGCTGAAATGACACGGTTACCATCAGTATATACATTTAGCATCTTATCGATTGAAAAGATATCTGATTTGTATTTGTGGTCAGCTTGTGCTTGTGTCAAACGAGCTTTGGCATCCGCTAAGTCTTGCTCTGCAACTGTGATGCGTTGTTCCACGTTTGTTCTATCTGCTTCTGCCTGTTTTAAACTTGCACGCAATTGTGGTAATTGCGCGTGGACACGCATAGCATTATCACGTTTGCTTGTTGCCGCATCAATTTCACTTTGAATTGTGTTGATACGTGCAGTTACATCGTTTACACGAGCAGTTGCTTTATCCAACTCTTTTTGTTTTTGAATAACAGCATCTGCTTTGTCTTGAGCGGTCGCTGTAAGTGTAGCTAAATCAGATTTTGCTTGATTTAGAGCTGTTGTCGCATTTGTACGCGCTGTAGCAATATCATTCAATTGATTGTTTAACGCATCCAACTCTTGAGTCAAATCAGCTTTCTTCGCAACTAATACGTCACGTTCGCGTTCTTGTGTAGCTTTTTGAGCTTTCAAAGCGTCCAACTCTGCTTGCATTTTTGGTCGGTCATCGATGATTTGACGTTTAACAAACACATAATGAGTGTCTGCGATAAACTTCATCTTTTTACCATAGAATGTTGGGTTCATTGGGTCATCTTGTTTGAAGTTGTTATTGTTATTCCAATAATCCTTCTCATCTTGGCTTTGATTTAGGGAATAGAACATTTGATTATCTTCGTCCCATCCATAGGTTGAACCTTTGTGCGCACTAGCATTGAATGAACCGAAATAAGTTGTTTTGTCTTTTCCGTCAATGGTTGAAATGGCAAGGCCCATTTTACCACCTGTTGGTGTTAATAAGTTCTTGCGGTGTCCGTAGTTTAAACCTCTAACATTATTGTAGTCACTATACCAACCTAATAGCATTTCATAGGCTAATGTTTCGTTAGTTACAATGTGGTCAAATGTTAAATATTCACCTTCACGACTGATAATTTGACCGTATGCGCCACCAACGATGTTTTCGACGTTCTGGTCGGGTTGCACTCTTTCGATGTAGCCCGGTTTGTTTGTTAATGTTGTTCTGTGTGTCAAGATGCCCGTATTCTGCATTTCATCAGCACGTTTTTGTGCGTATGAAAGGTACTCATCGTCAACCACCATATCACCCTTTAAATTGTTATTAACACGTAGTTGATTAAGCAATTTGACAAAGGCTTCTGAAATACCTTTGTTGTCAACTTTGTAACGATACGCTGGTCGTTCTTTTAATTTTCGAGCTACACGGTCAAATGGTTCTTTCTTATAATCCGCTAAATACTCTGTGAAGTCAATCATGTCTTTAGTTGCATCAATTTCTTTGATGTCGACACCTTGGAAATTAACTGGTTCCATTTGGTTGTTACGGAAGAATCCATGGTTATACTCATAATCATTAAGATTATCATGAGCGGTGTGATTACGTTCATCAGGGTTTAAATCTGTTGAAATAACTTTAACTTTGTAGCTATCGATTTCCCCTTGTTTAGCAGCAATTTTAGCGTCTGTAGCTGTGATTTGCGCACCTTTAGCATTCAAATCATTATCTATGTTTGAAATTTTGCTAGTTGTGTTTGTGATGTTTTTACGTACATTAGTGTCTGTGATTGCGTCAAGGTCTGCTTGTTTCGTATCCACATCAGCTTTCTTAGTGTCACGAGCATTATCAGCCTCTGTTTTTGCTGTGTTAGCATTGTCTAGTGCTATATGCGCATCACGTTCACCATCTTTAGCGGTATTCAAATCGTTTGTTGCGTTTGTCTTGTCTGAAGTTTTGCTAGTGATAATATCGTTTTGAGCATTGATAATTTTGTTTGCGTTATTAGCGGTGTCGATGTCTTTATTGATTGAGTCAATTTTGTCATCAGCGTTTACCTTGTCAGCTTTTGCTCGGTCAACAGTATCTTGTTTTGCGTCGACATCAGCTTTTGCCTTATCTACATCAGCTTTAGCATTTTTAACGTCTTGTTCAGTAACATAAACAGGGGTCGTCTTCACAGTTGGCTTGGGTTTACCAGAATCAACCTCTTCTGCATGGGCAGTTGTATTTACAGCACCAGCACCTACAAAAATAGTTGTTAAACCAGCACCTAACAAAATATCTTTTTTCTTCATATTGGCTCCTTTTTATTTTTTTGTATAGTATACAGTAAATAATCCCCTTTTTGGAACTTTCTATTGAAAACAGTATAATTTTATTCCTTATCTTGATTTTAGAATAAAAATCTACTAAAAACAGTAGTTTTTCCCAAAAATGGAGAAATTTAAGTTATAATAAAACCAATAAAACTCAAGGAGACTATCATGGAATTCAAACACTATGGAGAAATTATCCACAAAATCCGTCAAGATCGTAATATGACCCTCAAAGAGGCTGCTGGAGATGTCATTACTCCCAATAACCTCAGTCGCTTTGAAAAAGGATTATCTTCTATCAAAGTCGATACTTTTTTTGAAATTTTGAGTAGATTTAATTTAGATGGAGACGACTTTAATGAAGTTCTTCATATTCAAGATGAGAATGCCCAAAGAGCAAAGCAAATTATAAATGCATTAATTAAAAATGATAGAATAAAAGCTAGACAAATACTAGGAAAGAAAAGTGACTGGGGAAATATCATAGACTATTACACACTAAAATTAGCTATTTTACAAACTCAAGGAAAGAAAATAGATGAATTGGCTCCTGATGAAGTAGAAGCTATTCATTACTTGGTCGACTATATATTTAGTATTGATACTCTTTATATTCGTGATTTTACTGTTATTGAAATTCTTTTGGGACATAAGGTTCAATGTTTTGAGTTAAAATTCCTTGAATACCTCGAAAAGATAATTCTTAAAGGATTGGAAGAAACTAAGTATGTAACTTATGATTTTCCTTACAGATATGCTATTACTGGAATGTTTTTAGTTAGAACATATTCTCGCTATGGCTATTATGATAAAGCTGAAAAACTCATCTATAAGTTGAAGATAAATATATCTGAAAAATTCTCTCTTGAGTATTCAATATATCCCCTAATTTATTTAAACATATTCGAAGTTTTCAATCTACTACGACAAAATAATCCTAAGGCGATTGAACTAGCTAATACTGTTCTTCACTACATTGATGCCCAAAACAACCTCTTCCCACTAGCAAAGATGTTTGAAGAAAAGAACACATTCGTCAAAGAAGTTCAACGACTAAATAAAACTGGCATTCCATTCCCTACGGAAGATGAAGAATAACTATTAACACCAGTTTAGAGCAACATGTTTATAACTTCAAAAGCACCAAAGTCACTTTAGACTCTGGTGCTTTTTTGACTTGATTTTAAAGAAAAAAACTCACCAAGCTTAGTTGATGAGTTCTTAATCTATTTTCTAAATTTCCACTGGCTATAAATCCCAAAACCGATAATCCAGATAGCTGATCCGATTGCTCCTACAAAGGTAGACTCTTGTAAAAAGAGGGTTACAAAGACAAAGACAAAGAAAAGCATAGTTAAGGGATTTAGGAAACGATAATGGGGCATGAGATAGCCATCCGCCATAAAGTCCTGCGACTTGCGGTATTTAAGGTGAGCCACCATAATCAAGATATAAATGGCGATATAGACACCTGATGATGATGCCGTAATCAAGACAAAGGCATCCGAAACTCCTGGCAAGACCTGACGTGGATTTTGTCAATTATTTTTCACGAATATTACTATAGATTAAAGTTGAAAAATTTTAATTTTTTCTTTTAGAAAACAAAAAAACAGCCAAGAAAAACTCAACTGTTTGCATTTTTAATATTGCATGAAAATTTATGCAACAACCCATTCTAGTTAGTTTCAGGTACCTGAAACTAACTTATCTAACGGGGCTACGCCCCGACTCCCCTTTTTCTTTATGAAAAAAATTTTTTTCTTATCTCTTGCCCATCTCTTATCTTATTTCCCTAAAGGGAGTATAACCTAAAAATTAACACCTTGTCAAGTGTTTTTATGTTACGTTTTTGTTAATTTTTGATGACATAAACTCATTTGACCTTAACTCCCTTCGCCACGCGTGGCACTCAAAAAAAAAAAAAAATATATATATATATATATAAGAGATGGGCGTCATGAGATAAATCAACATATAGTTGTTAAATACAACTATTACTCCTGTAGAATAAAAATTATTCTCCTCCTTAATAAGAAAGGTCAAAAATATGACATTCACAGTCAAATCATCAAGCTATTATAGCTCAGAAAATGCTGAGAAACTTCTTGGAAATGAAACAACTTATATTGTAGGACTGCAAATAGAAACACAGTATGAATATAAAGACGATAAGCGGACAGATAAAGTTATTGGTTATCAGATTTGGATTGCTACGGATACTCATAATCCTTTTAAAGTGAAGTTCCTTCCAGATAACAAACCAGATTTATCTGAATTTAACATTGGTGAGAAAATAGCATTTGATAAATTAGAAGCAATTCAGATTAAATCAAATGCGTATTTCCGTGCCACAGGCATTCACAAAGCTTAGGGGGTAGTTTATGACTATCCCTATTAAAATGCCTATGTCTGAAAATGAATTAGCTAAATTCATTACAAGCAATCTCAACAATACACTAGATATCAACGGAGAAACGAGCTTTACAAACTCTTTCTCCATTTCTTTAGAGGCAGAAGATAAGGGAATGTTTTTCATTCCCAATCTTCCTGTTTCCTATGTTTTAGATAAAAATCTGTATTTTAAGATAGCAGATATCTGTTCTGGCATCCTTTACCCTTATAAAACGCTTATGTTACAAAGTAATGCAATTTTTATCCCCTACAAGACAGGTGACCCTAATCTTGCTAGAGGTTTTTTCTTCCCTTGGGTAAATGGTATTCCAACTCGACTAACTATTCCTGATATCCAACATTTTATAAATCAAGAAGTTAGTGAGATTAGGGTTCCGCTCATGTCAAACCAAGTTAGTATCAATCTAAATGATGTTGTTCATTTAGCTATCAGTGGTTCATCTGGTTCAGGAAAAAGTTATTTCCTAGAATACCTTATTCGGTGTATTCGGAAAATAACTGACGATATTGTAGCAGTAGACCCTAAACGTGCCGATATTTATTCTCTAGGTCGTGAATTAAATCTGTCTGTCCTGTCTCCGAAAAGAGGGGCTAACTTAAATAGTTTTATCACAGAAGTAAATGAAATTCTGGGGGATGCTATCAATAAGATTTACGAACGTCAAGAAATACTTTTAGAAAACCCAAAAGCTACATTAAAACGCAAATATATTATCATAGATGAGCTACTTGCTCTTGTTCAGGGTTCTTCAAAACAAGCACGAGATACGTTTGCACAACTATTAGGAACTGTGGCTCTCCTAGGTCGAGCTACCAAAGTTTCACTTATCCTAGTTTCCCAACGTTTTGATGCTACCGCATTTGGAGGAAATCTAGCAGTTAGAGAACAAATTAACTGTTCTATTATTTTGGGAGAGATAAATACTAACACCACTCAGTTTTTATTGCCAAACGCTCATATTGAAAATATTGTTGTTCCTAGCGGAATAGGGACAGGAATTGTCAAATTTAGTGATGGAAAGCATGACAGCAACATCATGCCACTCCTCACCCCATACTATAACAAGAGGTGCTTATGATAAACAAGTATAATCTATTCAAAATCTTATGTATAGGAACTGTAGTAAGCTTTTTCCCTATATTTATACTTATCTTGATTCAACAGAATCTGAACATTGAAATTAATTATCAAAATGTTGTTTTTCTTTTCTATCCTTTGATAATTTTTTCAATACTACTTTTCTCTTTTTTCCTTTATCACTGGTTTAAAAGTGATATAAAATACATGCTCAAAGGATTACGAGCAACCTACGAACTGAGAAAATTTGCCCATTTTGAATCCGATTCTATTCTCGATACTCAAAATAAACAGATTTCTACTCAAAAATCAATCGTCAACAAAGCCAATCGTTCTTTGTTAACCTTATCGATGATTTATACAGAAGATGGGGCTATATTACGGTGGAAAGTTCCAAACAATCACGAAAGTTTCTTGAAAGTACAAGAAATATTCCCTGCTATTAAAGCAAAATTACACACTATAGAACCCGAATTGTTCTTTACCAACATAGCGCCTAGTAACGGTCGTTGGTATCAAGCAACAGGCTCTTACAATTAAAATCGGTGGAAGGACTTTGTCAAAGACAAAAAGTCCTTCCACCATTTTTTTATATTACAAAACTGTGCCAATGATACTACTTACTCTAAATATCCTTAATACTAACAATCCTGCGAGACTGGTCTTGGCATTGTCTCGCATTCAAACTGTGCCAATGTGCCAAAAACAAAACGAAAGGAAATTCTTGAAATGTCTTCAGAGAAAAAAACAAATAAAAAAATCCCTAAACAGCGTGCAATCATGTATACACAACAAATGCGACTAGCTATTTTATCTGATTGGAAAGAAGAAATTGATAGAATCGTTAAGCTATTAGAGCCATTACTCTGGGCAGGCATTTTACATGATAAAGATGTTAATGAAGATGGAGAAACTGTAGAACCCCATATTCATCTCATGATGTATTTCAAACATGCTCGTAGCCCACATAGCATAGCTTGGGAAATTAATGAACGAAATGGTAAGCGTGAAGATTCTCAAATCGAACGATTAGAATTCTTCAAGCATCCTAATAATGGTTTTAGTTATCTTGTTCACCAAACTAAAGATGCTCAAAATAAATATCAGTACCCTATTTCGGAAGTAATAAGTAACTTTGATTTTGCTAAAAAATTAGAAAACATTCGAAAACAAGTAGAGCGAAACCAAAGTAAAAAAGAAGGGGAACTAATACGAGAATATCTAGATATGCTTTATGACGGTTTATTAACTCTAGAAGAGATTGAATCTGAGCTAACGGGAAGTCAATATGCAAAAGCAAGTACGCGACTTAAAGCTGTTGCCGAAAAAAGGCAAGAAAGATTAGGAAGAGAATTCCTGAATCGTATGAAGTATGAACAAAAGACAAAACAAGTAGTCTATATCTATGGTGAGTCTGGACTTGGTAAGACAAGACTGGCTAAGACTTATGCAGAAAATAAAAATACCTCTTATTTTGTAACAGGCTCAAGTCGCGATCCTTTTCAGAGTTATCAAAACCAGGAAACTATCATTATTGACGAACTGCGACCAGATAGCTTTCGATATGATGACCTTTTGAAAATTCTAGACCCTTATAATTTCGATGTTTTCTTACCTTCTAGATATATAGATAAAGCATTAACCGCTGAACTAATCTTCATAACTAGCCCTTACTCACCAAAGGAGTTGTATGATAATTTTCAAACCAGTAAACGAATTGACCGTTTCGACCAGCTAGAACGACGAATACAAACAGCCATACTAGTTGAAAAGGATAATATCTTTTATACACACTATAACAATGAGAGTCGGGAATACGAAAAAGATGACAGCAACTTTTTCACGAACCCCTTTGAGTCTCAGTCAATACATCGTGCTAATAGCTTCTTCACACAGTTTGAAACAACTATTCAAAGAAAGGAATAACAATAATGAACTCAGAACTATTTGAAATTAAAAACCTACTACTAAATCTCTTACAAATCCTACAACAGGAAACCCACATCTTCAATTATTGTGGTCTATATACCCAAAAAGACCTGTTGAATCTCCTTCAAATTTCTCCGAATACATTGAAATCTTGGGAAGAGAAAGGACTAAAACGACTGGAACCACCTATAGAAGGAACCAGAACTGTTTACTATAAACTTGAAAATGTTCTCCAATTCTTAGAGAAATAACATGAATTATGCTAAAATAGAACTGTCTGTTATGTATAGAAAATGTTCTATTTTAGCCTTTTTATTTTATATCCGTATAATGAAAGGGCATTATGACATCTGAAACTATAACTTACAATAACAAAAAAGTTATTAAAAAAACAAATTCAAACGGAGAGGTTAGTTATATTTTACGAGGCCTTTACTTAGGTATCGATGAAAAAACAGGCAAACAAGTAACAACGTCTATAACAGCTAAAACACTACGGCAACTTGACCGTAAAATCCTAACGGCTAGAGTTAATTTTGAAAAAGCAGGTGGAACGAGGAAAGAAGATAAACAATTATCCACTTTTTCTGAACTTGCAGAAGAATGGTTCAATAATTATCAAGTTTGGGTTACTTCTCATAATACAATCAATAGAGTGAAGGGATACGTATATAATTACATCATCCCTGCATTCGGGGATTACATTCCTGAAAAAATCACATCTGCCGATATTCAAAGATGGGTTAACAATCTCGCCCAAAAAGCTAGAACATCGATTGAATCAGGGAAAAAACGTGCTGAAAAAGGTAGTGCAAAAGACTTTGGAGCAGTCACTCACAAACTTAGTGATATTTTCGATTTTGGCATCACACATTTTGGATTAACTAAAAACCCAGTGAAAACTATTAAAATCCCTCCAAAGCCTAAATTAGCTTCTCGTAGAACTATGGTCTTACATGATGAAGAATTAAAAACATGGTTAGCATTCTTAAAAACTTTACCTAATAACAGAGCTAATCGACGATTTATTACCATCTGCAATTCCTTACTCGCTTCTGCATTGCGAATCAATGAACTTCTAGCATTAGAAATAAATGACTTGGATTTCACAAACAATGAAATTATTGTAAATAAAACATTGATGTGGAAAAGTGCCAATAAGAAACTTGGTACTAAAGGATGTATGATTTGTAAACCAACCGCAAAAACCGATTCTGGTAATCGTCAGGTTCCCGTTCCAAGCTCTACTCTCACTGACCTTAGGGATTTCTACACAGAAATGAATAACTATTTCAAAAAACAAGGTCTACCTCAATCCAAGTTAATCTTTCCAACGATTTATGGAAATTATATGTGCGATAGAAACGAACGTGCTACTTTAAAAAAACGACTAACTTCTCTTGGCTTACCTGATTACGGTTTCCATATTTTCAGACATACTCATGCTTCAATGATGTTAAATGCTGGGGCAAACTGGAAAGAACTACAAGTTCGTATGGGACATAAATCTATCAACACAACTATGGATACATACGCCGAGTTAGCACCGAAGAAGAAATTAGAGGCAGTAAATATTTATTTAGATAAAATAGCTGAACTATCTACTTAATCGTCTCTACATTTGTCTCTACATTTTTTCTTCAATAAATTATAAAGCCTTTAAAATAAAGGTTTTGAGGGGTTATATAGAACTCTGTCTACTCCTTACAGATGATAAGTCCGATTTTCAAAGCTTAAACAAGTACCTCTCACAAGAAAATCTCCTAGCAGGAAAGCCTGCTAGGAGATTTTTGATACAGGTAAATTGAGTAGTGAATCTAAATTCTAAATTTCATGGAATTTCATGAGGTAATGAGAGGTTTAGGTCAACTTGATTTCAAAATTTTTAGGTTTAGGGATGACTATTCATATAGAGATAGGTAATTTTTCAAAGATGGTAGTCATATAGAGGACGATAGTTGTTAAGTAATGTTTTAATTGATAATAGTTGCTATTTGATGATGTTTTATGTCAAAGTAAATAAATAGGATTTTTATTTTTGACAAATGATAACATATGATGTAATGATTTTTAGGGAAAAGCTATTTGGAATAAAGGAGTTGCTCAAATAACAATTCAGGATCAAAAATAGACAGTTGAGGAGCGGAGGTGATAAATTAAATTTGCTACTGTATAATGGATTTATCACTAAAAACGCTCCAGGCCATATTTTACACAGCAATAGTCTTATAAAAATGGACATAAGCTATTGTAAAGGCTATCAAAAAGGAGTATAATGAGTGCAAGACATTTCGGAGGTGAAAGATGCTAGAAGTAAGAAGTCTAGAGAAAAGTTTTGGATCCAAGCAAGTTTTGTTTGGTATTGACTTTCAAGCGCGACCAGGTCGTATTTTGGGACTAGTCGGAAAAAACGGTGCTGGGAAAACAACGATTTTCCACAGTATTTTGAAGTTTTTAGAATACCAAGGAGAAATCAGTCTAGATGGTCAGGATATTCGTCAAGAGACCTACGCTCGGATTGGCTATCTGCCTGAA
Above is a genomic segment from Streptococcus sp. SN-1 containing:
- a CDS encoding CAP domain-containing protein; translated protein: MKKKDILLGAGLTTIFVGAGAVNTTAHAEEVDSGKPKPTVKTTPVYVTEQDVKNAKADVDKAKADVDAKQDTVDRAKADKVNADDKIDSINKDIDTANNANKIINAQNDIITSKTSDKTNATNDLNTAKDGERDAHIALDNANTAKTEADNARDTKKADVDTKQADLDAITDTNVRKNITNTTSKISNIDNDLNAKGAQITATDAKIAAKQGEIDSYKVKVISTDLNPDERNHTAHDNLNDYEYNHGFFRNNQMEPVNFQGVDIKEIDATKDMIDFTEYLADYKKEPFDRVARKLKERPAYRYKVDNKGISEAFVKLLNQLRVNNNLKGDMVVDDEYLSYAQKRADEMQNTGILTHRTTLTNKPGYIERVQPDQNVENIVGGAYGQIISREGEYLTFDHIVTNETLAYEMLLGWYSDYNNVRGLNYGHRKNLLTPTGGKMGLAISTIDGKDKTTYFGSFNASAHKGSTYGWDEDNQMFYSLNQSQDEKDYWNNNNNFKQDDPMNPTFYGKKMKFIADTHYVFVKRQIIDDRPKMQAELDALKAQKATQERERDVLVAKKADLTQELDALNNQLNDIATARTNATTALNQAKSDLATLTATAQDKADAVIQKQKELDKATARVNDVTARINTIQSEIDAATSKRDNAMRVHAQLPQLRASLKQAEADRTNVEQRITVAEQDLADAKARLTQAQADHKYKSDIFSIDKMLNVYTDGNRVISATPKVAPTVDELPELDITADIPSDLTTKQNPDGIGATPKVAPTVDELPELDITADIPSDLNTKQNPDGIGATPKDAPVEDELPELDPSAIIDNPADKPADKPADKPADKPADKPADKPADKPADKPADKPADKPADKPADKPADKPADKPADKPADKPADKSADKPADKPADKSADKPADKSADKIAEQHALPNTGENSRVANSIVTVGYGLLAMIGLAGLFIKRKN
- a CDS encoding MerR family transcriptional regulator, whose product is MNSELFEIKNLLLNLLQILQQETHIFNYCGLYTQKDLLNLLQISPNTLKSWEEKGLKRLEPPIEGTRTVYYKLENVLQFLEK
- a CDS encoding DUF87 domain-containing protein, which translates into the protein MTIPIKMPMSENELAKFITSNLNNTLDINGETSFTNSFSISLEAEDKGMFFIPNLPVSYVLDKNLYFKIADICSGILYPYKTLMLQSNAIFIPYKTGDPNLARGFFFPWVNGIPTRLTIPDIQHFINQEVSEIRVPLMSNQVSINLNDVVHLAISGSSGSGKSYFLEYLIRCIRKITDDIVAVDPKRADIYSLGRELNLSVLSPKRGANLNSFITEVNEILGDAINKIYERQEILLENPKATLKRKYIIIDELLALVQGSSKQARDTFAQLLGTVALLGRATKVSLILVSQRFDATAFGGNLAVREQINCSIILGEINTNTTQFLLPNAHIENIVVPSGIGTGIVKFSDGKHDSNIMPLLTPYYNKRCL
- a CDS encoding site-specific integrase, giving the protein MTSETITYNNKKVIKKTNSNGEVSYILRGLYLGIDEKTGKQVTTSITAKTLRQLDRKILTARVNFEKAGGTRKEDKQLSTFSELAEEWFNNYQVWVTSHNTINRVKGYVYNYIIPAFGDYIPEKITSADIQRWVNNLAQKARTSIESGKKRAEKGSAKDFGAVTHKLSDIFDFGITHFGLTKNPVKTIKIPPKPKLASRRTMVLHDEELKTWLAFLKTLPNNRANRRFITICNSLLASALRINELLALEINDLDFTNNEIIVNKTLMWKSANKKLGTKGCMICKPTAKTDSGNRQVPVPSSTLTDLRDFYTEMNNYFKKQGLPQSKLIFPTIYGNYMCDRNERATLKKRLTSLGLPDYGFHIFRHTHASMMLNAGANWKELQVRMGHKSINTTMDTYAELAPKKKLEAVNIYLDKIAELST
- a CDS encoding Rep family protein gives rise to the protein MSSEKKTNKKIPKQRAIMYTQQMRLAILSDWKEEIDRIVKLLEPLLWAGILHDKDVNEDGETVEPHIHLMMYFKHARSPHSIAWEINERNGKREDSQIERLEFFKHPNNGFSYLVHQTKDAQNKYQYPISEVISNFDFAKKLENIRKQVERNQSKKEGELIREYLDMLYDGLLTLEEIESELTGSQYAKASTRLKAVAEKRQERLGREFLNRMKYEQKTKQVVYIYGESGLGKTRLAKTYAENKNTSYFVTGSSRDPFQSYQNQETIIIDELRPDSFRYDDLLKILDPYNFDVFLPSRYIDKALTAELIFITSPYSPKELYDNFQTSKRIDRFDQLERRIQTAILVEKDNIFYTHYNNESREYEKDDSNFFTNPFESQSIHRANSFFTQFETTIQRKE
- a CDS encoding helix-turn-helix domain-containing protein, with product MEFKHYGEIIHKIRQDRNMTLKEAAGDVITPNNLSRFEKGLSSIKVDTFFEILSRFNLDGDDFNEVLHIQDENAQRAKQIINALIKNDRIKARQILGKKSDWGNIIDYYTLKLAILQTQGKKIDELAPDEVEAIHYLVDYIFSIDTLYIRDFTVIEILLGHKVQCFELKFLEYLEKIILKGLEETKYVTYDFPYRYAITGMFLVRTYSRYGYYDKAEKLIYKLKINISEKFSLEYSIYPLIYLNIFEVFNLLRQNNPKAIELANTVLHYIDAQNNLFPLAKMFEEKNTFVKEVQRLNKTGIPFPTEDEE